GTCGTCTTTGCTGCCGGCAATATCAGTAGTAATTTCACCACTTGTAGTTCAGTAGCATCGCCCGGCGATTACAGTAATGTGGTTGCCGTTGGCGCTACCGATCAAAATGACCTTTTGAGCTATTTCAGCCGCATCGGCCCAACCACCGATGGCCGCATTAAGCCCGATCTGGTTGCACCCGGGCAGGGGATCGTTTCGACAGTTACCTCGACAATTACCGATGCAAACACCTTCGGTGCATTGTCAGGTACTTCGATGGCTGCACCACACGTAGCTGGTGCGGTTGCTTTGCTCTGGTCAGCGAAACCGCAACTGATTGGGGATTATGATGCAACATACGCCCTGCTCACCGGTACAGCTTTGCCATTAACCGGTGATAGCAGGTATATGGGTGCTAACCATAGTGCCTGTCGGCCAGATACGGTGCCGAACAACATCTATGGCTATGGTCGGCTTGACATCTTCAACGCCGTCGCGGCTGCACGTGTCACCGTGCCCTGGCTGGTATTGCCGGAATGGTCATCACCATCGTTAGCCAGTTATGGCAATATCGTCATTCCAATCACTCTCGATGCGCGCCGCGTAGCCGGACCTGGTGTCTATACAGCGCGCATTCTGATTTACGGTGATAATCTAACCGATCCACCATTAGTTGTTCCGGTCACGATGACGGTACCATCCCGCCCGTCACACGCCACTATTAGCGGCACAGTGACCGATAGCGAAACCGGTTATCCATTGCGCGGGGTCATTACCACGACGAACGGTGTAACACTCAATACCAACGCAACCGGCGGTTATAGTCTGACCGTCCCCGGCGGCGTTGCGCAGCAATTGACGGCAACGGCCAGTAATTTCGCATCACAACAGCAAGCAATTACACCGGACCCAGGCAGCACCGTGACGCTGAATTTTGCCCTCGATCCGTTGCGGCCAGAACTCACCGTTGTCCAGGACCTGATCACGGCCACGGTGGATTTCAACCAGATAACGCCTATTACATTACCGCTTCGTAACGATGGCAATATGCCGCTCAGCTACACCTTACGCATCGATAGCGAACCTTACGGGGTCTGGCGGAGTGATGAATCGAGTGGCCCTAGCGGTGGATGGATCGATCCGCCTTTCGACGCCCAAATCCTGAACCTCTTTGATGATGACAACAGTTCGGCCATCGATCTCGGTTTTGATTTTCCGTTTGCCAACACCTACTATCGCAATATCTACATCAGTGCCAATGGCATCATTGCCTTTGCCCCATTTGCATCCTCCTCTGGCTACTTTACTCCGAGTTGCATGCCACTGATAGCAACCACAGCGCCGGCTATCGTTCCGCTCCATGTGGATTTCAACAGTGCTCAGGGGGGACAGATTAGTGTTGCCTACATTAGCAGTGGTGTATTGATCACCTGGGATAACGTGCCACTCTACGGTACCACCCGTACCTTGAGTGTCCAGGCACTGTTGCAACCAAATGGCACTATTCGCTTCCACTATCGAAATGTCGCCAGTCTGACGAAAAATGATATGGGAGCAGTTGGTCTCCAGTTCGTCAACGGTTCACAGACTATCGCCTGCGACATTGAGCATATTGATCAACCACAACCACCGCTGACGCTTTCTGATGGTCTGGTTATTGAGCTGCGCCCACAAGTCGATCCGCAGGCATGGCTGAGCATTAGCCATACGGGCAGTGCTGCCATTGCTGCCGGATCGCAGACGAATGTTCAGCTCACAGCCCGCTGGATTGGCCCCTTGTACACAACCCAACAGGCTCGTGTGCGCATTATCAGCAACGATCCACGACAACCGGTCACTGAAGCGCGCATTCACCTCAACGAAGGTATGCCGGCGCCGTACCAGATTTTACTGGTGCAAATCTTTCGCTAGTGCAACGTTATCCCGGCATCGTTCGTCTCTTGTATCGTAGCATGCATGCATGCTACGATACGCTTCAGCACGACTGCTATCATTCAGACTTTATTCTTCGTGGAGCTTACATGGAATCCTATCAGAACGAAGTTTTTGCGCCGATTGATGTTGATCATGTGCTCGAACGAGTCGCCGGTGGTAATGAGACCGAGGTCTACCGCAGTGATGATTACCGCTTTGTCGTCAAACTCAAAGGTGATTTAAGTAGTTGTGATGTAGGCGCAATGTTGCGCGAAGCCCGCCAGATGAAGAGCGCGGCCCAACGCTTTGCAGGCTGTCTCGGTAGTGACCATACCATTCCTACCTATTTTGTCCTCAGCCGCGATCAAGCCGGATTTGTTCATATCCTT
This genomic window from Chloroflexus aurantiacus J-10-fl contains:
- a CDS encoding S8 family serine peptidase, which gives rise to MKRTSLIIFTLIIGVLSWFTFTPPPSTHADASHLNAAPTSLSATVELGDTTTVNLTITNTDSNATTLYLHTGYPPPVAPAMMMAPPHVPVPLPQQRERVDPDLQAALRDGKTRFLVFFADRPDLGPAFLIRDWEERGEYVYRTLTTHAERSQRAVRAMLDTAGVRYQPLWIVNALLVEGDATLANALAAHTDVALLMADHQLQMSPPATTTAVSCSATSNNVCWNIARIGADRVWREFGVTGSGITVANIDSGVQYTHPALVNQYRGNLGSNTFDHNYNWFDPVGNQPAPVDAGTHGTHVMGTMVANPPGEPAMGVAPGARWIAARACSSVTCNDSDIIAAAQWMLAPTDLAGNNPRPSLRPHILNNSWSFDSGGNPVYSGYTTAWQAAGIFVVFAAGNISSNFTTCSSVASPGDYSNVVAVGATDQNDLLSYFSRIGPTTDGRIKPDLVAPGQGIVSTVTSTITDANTFGALSGTSMAAPHVAGAVALLWSAKPQLIGDYDATYALLTGTALPLTGDSRYMGANHSACRPDTVPNNIYGYGRLDIFNAVAAARVTVPWLVLPEWSSPSLASYGNIVIPITLDARRVAGPGVYTARILIYGDNLTDPPLVVPVTMTVPSRPSHATISGTVTDSETGYPLRGVITTTNGVTLNTNATGGYSLTVPGGVAQQLTATASNFASQQQAITPDPGSTVTLNFALDPLRPELTVVQDLITATVDFNQITPITLPLRNDGNMPLSYTLRIDSEPYGVWRSDESSGPSGGWIDPPFDAQILNLFDDDNSSAIDLGFDFPFANTYYRNIYISANGIIAFAPFASSSGYFTPSCMPLIATTAPAIVPLHVDFNSAQGGQISVAYISSGVLITWDNVPLYGTTRTLSVQALLQPNGTIRFHYRNVASLTKNDMGAVGLQFVNGSQTIACDIEHIDQPQPPLTLSDGLVIELRPQVDPQAWLSISHTGSAAIAAGSQTNVQLTARWIGPLYTTQQARVRIISNDPRQPVTEARIHLNEGMPAPYQILLVQIFR